From Deltaproteobacteria bacterium, the proteins below share one genomic window:
- a CDS encoding type II toxin-antitoxin system RelE/ParE family toxin, whose protein sequence is MKLEIRFFRTARGDEPVAEYIKKLSLKERIRIEGCLFILSTTGRLDMPHGRKMVGQKDLFEIRAGRHRVLYAFHEGEVVLLHAFMKKSQETPKGEITLALRRFANYMSLGG, encoded by the coding sequence GTGAAATTAGAGATTCGATTTTTCCGAACTGCTCGAGGTGATGAGCCAGTTGCTGAGTACATTAAGAAATTGTCGTTAAAGGAACGTATTCGCATCGAGGGATGTTTATTCATTTTGTCAACAACTGGAAGGCTTGATATGCCACATGGAAGAAAAATGGTTGGACAGAAGGATCTTTTTGAAATTCGAGCAGGCCGCCATAGAGTTCTTTACGCATTTCATGAGGGCGAGGTTGTTCTTCTTCATGCTTTTATGAAGAAATCACAAGAAACTCCTAAGGGGGAAATCACTCTCGCGTTAAGACGGTTCGCAAATTATATGAGCCTAGGAGGATAA
- a CDS encoding helix-turn-helix transcriptional regulator — protein sequence MKKTNPHRGSSFSDFLQDELRDPDFRREFEKVTAELMIGQEVRRIAKQKRLSIRQLAKRMKTSVSQVQRLMSNANVSIDSLARFAAATGKRLLIELK from the coding sequence ATGAAAAAAACTAATCCCCATCGAGGATCCAGCTTTTCGGATTTCTTGCAGGATGAACTGAGAGATCCTGACTTCCGCAGGGAGTTTGAAAAAGTAACTGCGGAGCTAATGATTGGCCAAGAAGTGCGTCGGATTGCTAAGCAAAAACGATTAAGTATCCGTCAACTGGCAAAAAGAATGAAAACAAGCGTTTCACAAGTTCAGCGTCTTATGAGCAACGCTAATGTAAGTATTGATTCACTGGCTCGTTTTGCTGCTGCCACCGGAAAGAGATTATTGATTGAACTGAAATGA
- a CDS encoding helix-turn-helix domain-containing protein: MKLKNWDTMLTGDAAFLLKEVGRLIAEARKRRGLSLLGLANRARVDRRTVAQLEAGHPGVSIGLFFQVLSLFNLAKGIEEFLKPENDIETAAAKVRRIRKRQKITRAIPEEEVNF; this comes from the coding sequence ATGAAACTCAAAAATTGGGATACGATGCTCACGGGGGACGCGGCCTTCTTGCTGAAAGAGGTGGGGCGGCTGATTGCCGAGGCCCGCAAACGGCGGGGCTTAAGCCTCCTGGGACTGGCCAACAGGGCGCGCGTGGATCGGCGCACGGTGGCGCAGTTGGAGGCGGGCCATCCGGGGGTATCGATCGGCCTCTTTTTTCAGGTTTTAAGTCTCTTCAACCTCGCTAAAGGAATAGAAGAATTTTTGAAACCGGAAAACGATATTGAAACCGCCGCCGCCAAGGTTCGCAGAATTCGTAAAAGGCAGAAGATCACCCGGGCGATCCCGGAAGAGGAGGTCAATTTCTGA
- a CDS encoding type II toxin-antitoxin system HipA family toxin encodes MLSRMYVLIDLNGDWIPCGLLKYQEAGPRSSSLFRYGKKYLARADAISIDPVHLPLEDRSFETPDGFQVFNGIRDAGPDKWGRYLLDKKFARGLNEIEYIAATGEDRVGALAFTDSLESGPMQYEPGDKFEARHSPKRLDLTQCAGAVDDAVASDQTKRLKQYLDYGPSLGGARPKSTVMWHQGAYLAKFSISLDSKNEPLIEYATMTLAQKCGLNLPPLYLEKIGEKSVFLIKRFDRKNRDRIPFISGLTITGTHESDYGSWSYFALADAILRFSEHPEEDLKELFRRLVFNIAVYNNDDHPRNFGFLNNGKYWNLSPLYDVSPAVIKTDSYALAMVLGADGRRASYKNALSLCEKFRLSKAGARLLINNIRDITTTWKTHFSKLGVSDAEIAMLENSFKSKD; translated from the coding sequence ATGCTCAGCCGCATGTATGTCCTTATTGATTTGAATGGCGACTGGATCCCCTGCGGATTGCTGAAATATCAGGAGGCAGGCCCCCGCTCGTCGAGTCTGTTTCGCTACGGAAAAAAATATCTCGCACGCGCGGACGCCATTTCCATTGATCCTGTTCATCTGCCGCTAGAAGACCGCAGTTTTGAAACGCCGGACGGGTTTCAGGTCTTTAACGGCATTCGGGATGCGGGACCCGACAAATGGGGACGCTACCTCCTGGATAAAAAATTTGCGCGGGGATTAAACGAAATCGAATACATTGCGGCGACCGGCGAGGACCGTGTAGGCGCGCTGGCGTTCACCGATTCTTTGGAATCCGGCCCGATGCAGTATGAACCGGGTGACAAATTTGAGGCGCGTCACAGCCCTAAACGGCTGGACCTCACCCAATGTGCGGGCGCGGTGGATGATGCCGTTGCCTCTGATCAAACGAAACGCCTGAAGCAGTATCTGGATTATGGTCCGTCACTGGGCGGGGCGCGCCCCAAATCCACCGTGATGTGGCATCAAGGGGCCTACCTGGCCAAATTTTCCATCTCGCTCGATTCCAAAAACGAGCCGTTGATCGAATATGCCACCATGACCCTCGCCCAAAAATGCGGGCTCAATCTCCCGCCGCTGTATCTTGAAAAAATCGGCGAGAAGTCTGTTTTTTTGATTAAACGATTTGACCGGAAAAACAGAGATCGTATTCCCTTCATTTCGGGCCTGACGATCACCGGGACCCATGAAAGCGATTATGGGTCATGGAGCTACTTTGCGCTGGCAGACGCGATTTTGCGGTTTTCGGAGCATCCTGAAGAGGACCTCAAAGAGTTGTTTCGGCGACTGGTGTTCAACATCGCGGTTTACAACAACGACGACCATCCTAGAAATTTTGGCTTTCTTAACAATGGGAAGTATTGGAACCTGTCGCCACTGTATGATGTCTCTCCGGCGGTCATCAAGACGGACAGTTATGCATTGGCAATGGTCCTGGGGGCCGACGGGCGCCGCGCCTCCTATAAGAACGCGCTCTCCCTATGTGAAAAATTCCGCTTGAGTAAGGCAGGTGCGCGTCTTCTCATCAACAATATTCGGGATATCACCACTACCTGGAAGACCCACTTCAGCAAACTCGGCGTTTCAGATGCGGAAATTGCGATGCTTGAGAATAGCTTCAAATCAAAAGATTGA
- a CDS encoding acyltransferase family protein: MPNQDHSFLELIAQIFAPLEWYFRYEVQGLHKIPQHSASMIVMNHGIIPYHGFLLARRVFTELKIPPRGLGASFLFEVPLLREFFIKGGAVEATPKNAEKLLRQGCCVMLAPGGIYEALVTTPGMKRIPWERREGFVRVACKTNTPIIPSYCHGIDKVYFNSKFMLKRRIKILEKTRFSIPLFWGLGLLPFPIKLIQLLGDPIYPKRHKKESFEQQVERTHIEVIKTMEHLRDSY, translated from the coding sequence ATGCCCAATCAAGATCATTCATTCTTAGAACTTATTGCCCAAATCTTCGCCCCCCTGGAATGGTACTTCCGCTACGAAGTGCAAGGCCTGCACAAAATCCCCCAACACAGCGCCAGCATGATCGTCATGAACCACGGCATCATCCCCTATCATGGCTTCTTATTAGCGCGCCGAGTTTTCACCGAACTTAAAATTCCACCCCGCGGCCTGGGTGCAAGTTTTCTATTTGAAGTCCCCTTGCTTCGAGAATTTTTTATCAAAGGTGGCGCTGTAGAAGCTACACCTAAAAACGCCGAAAAACTTTTACGCCAAGGCTGCTGCGTCATGCTAGCACCGGGCGGCATTTATGAAGCCCTAGTCACCACCCCTGGCATGAAACGCATCCCATGGGAACGCCGCGAAGGCTTTGTGCGTGTGGCCTGCAAAACCAACACTCCCATCATTCCAAGCTATTGCCATGGCATCGACAAAGTTTATTTCAATTCCAAATTCATGCTCAAACGTCGCATCAAAATTTTAGAAAAAACCCGCTTTAGCATCCCCTTATTCTGGGGCTTAGGCCTACTCCCCTTTCCCATCAAACTCATCCAACTCTTAGGCGACCCCATCTACCCCAAAAGACACAAAAAAGAATCGTTCGAACAGCAAGTCGAACGCACCCACATCGAAGTTATCAAAACCATGGAGCACCTGCGGGATAGTTATTAG